From a single Desulfatirhabdium butyrativorans DSM 18734 genomic region:
- a CDS encoding DUF814 domain-containing protein: MNHAKNKARGLGLCSGGLDSMLSALILRQQHVEVEWISFETPFFSAEKARQAANMLRIPLTVRNITAPYMKMLVAPPCGYGQHMNPCMDCHTLMFRLAGEWMDENRFDFLFSGEVLGQRPMSQTRPSLRYVEKHSGRSGYILRPLSAQLLDETVPEKNGWVDRARLLAISGRSRKAQMTLAEQWGIRSYPTPAGGCLLTDKGFSVRLRDLFAHQSAYRESELHLLRFGRHFRLSEKTRLIVGRTKEENEQLLLYVEPSVDVVLKTRGIPGPTAVLPEFTEDASMLGLAAGICAGYSKASTDSRVSVSLSGAGFSDTIQVLPRSAQEAKTWMIGG, from the coding sequence ATGAATCATGCCAAAAATAAAGCCCGCGGCCTTGGATTGTGCTCGGGCGGGCTTGACAGTATGCTCTCCGCCCTGATCCTCCGTCAACAGCATGTCGAGGTCGAATGGATCAGCTTTGAAACCCCTTTTTTCTCCGCCGAAAAGGCAAGACAAGCCGCCAACATGCTGCGTATTCCGTTGACGGTCCGCAACATCACCGCTCCCTACATGAAAATGCTCGTCGCCCCACCTTGCGGTTACGGGCAGCACATGAATCCCTGCATGGATTGTCACACCCTGATGTTTCGGCTTGCAGGCGAATGGATGGATGAAAACCGTTTCGATTTTCTCTTCAGCGGGGAAGTTCTGGGTCAGCGCCCCATGTCCCAAACCCGTCCTTCGCTTCGATATGTCGAAAAACATTCCGGAAGGAGCGGATATATTCTGAGACCGCTCAGCGCCCAACTGCTGGATGAAACCGTACCCGAGAAGAACGGCTGGGTCGATCGAGCCAGGCTGCTGGCCATTTCCGGCAGGAGCCGAAAAGCCCAGATGACTCTTGCGGAACAATGGGGTATCCGCAGCTATCCCACACCCGCAGGTGGGTGTTTGCTGACAGATAAGGGATTTTCGGTGCGATTGCGGGACTTGTTCGCTCATCAGAGCGCATACCGGGAATCGGAGTTGCATTTGTTGCGATTTGGCAGGCATTTCCGGTTGAGCGAGAAAACACGGCTGATCGTGGGAAGAACGAAAGAAGAAAATGAGCAGTTGCTCCTGTATGTGGAGCCATCGGTCGATGTGGTGCTGAAAACCCGGGGAATTCCAGGGCCGACGGCCGTCTTGCCGGAGTTTACGGAAGATGCGTCCATGCTTGGTCTTGCAGCGGGCATTTGTGCAGGATACAGCAAAGCTTCAACGGACAGCCGGGTTTCGGTGAGCCTCAGCGGCGCAGGATTCAGCGACACCATCCAGGTGCTTCCCCGATCGGCTCAGGAGGCCAAAACCTGGATGATCGGCGGTTGA
- the nth gene encoding endonuclease III, producing the protein MKRTSENQRVTEIIGILSGCYPDVKTQLDHGDAFQLLVATILSAQCTDRQVNRVTPGLFRKFPNPQAFADADPTLLENLVRPTGYFRSKARHIRECARAIIGQYGGRVPDSLDALIKLPGVGRKTANVVLGAAFGQQTIVVDTHVKRIARRLGLTGSADPGRIEQDLMKVIPKAAWSAFSLQLIYLGREYCIARKPRCAVCPLNALCPSAIRPEESPEKLDGRDDA; encoded by the coding sequence GTGAAACGAACATCTGAAAACCAGCGGGTGACCGAGATTATCGGAATCCTAAGTGGATGCTATCCGGATGTCAAGACGCAACTGGATCATGGGGATGCCTTTCAATTGCTGGTCGCCACCATTCTATCGGCGCAATGCACGGATCGCCAGGTCAATCGGGTAACACCCGGACTTTTTCGGAAATTTCCGAACCCGCAGGCATTTGCGGATGCGGACCCAACGCTTCTGGAAAATCTCGTTCGGCCCACAGGGTATTTTCGGAGCAAGGCCAGACACATTCGTGAGTGCGCCCGGGCAATCATCGGGCAATATGGCGGGCGGGTTCCGGATTCCCTCGATGCATTGATCAAGCTGCCCGGGGTCGGTCGAAAAACGGCGAATGTCGTTTTGGGTGCCGCTTTCGGGCAGCAGACCATCGTGGTCGATACCCATGTCAAACGGATCGCCAGGCGGCTTGGGCTGACCGGAAGCGCTGATCCGGGTCGCATCGAACAAGACCTGATGAAAGTCATTCCGAAAGCGGCGTGGAGCGCTTTTTCCCTTCAGCTTATTTATCTGGGGAGGGAATATTGTATCGCCAGAAAACCCAGATGCGCGGTTTGTCCCTTGAATGCCCTTTGCCCGTCTGCGATCCGGCCGGAAGAGAGCCCGGAAAAACTCGATGGGCGTGACGATGCATGA
- a CDS encoding Hpt domain-containing protein, protein MNFKNLAERLGLDEEDIVEVAQLFIQTAPVELEKLTRAHQTRDARLAAEAAHSIKGSSSTLGLDDTAKLAQLVVRNGREQDIEALDQSLPRLIGVLKATVETIAEQIRDRQR, encoded by the coding sequence ATGAATTTCAAAAACCTCGCCGAAAGGCTCGGTCTCGATGAGGAAGATATAGTTGAAGTGGCGCAGCTTTTCATTCAGACGGCGCCTGTCGAACTCGAAAAACTGACCCGGGCGCACCAGACCCGGGATGCCAGACTCGCAGCGGAGGCGGCGCATTCCATCAAGGGCTCATCCAGCACGCTCGGGTTGGATGATACGGCAAAACTTGCCCAGCTTGTCGTCAGAAATGGCAGGGAGCAGGATATCGAAGCCCTCGACCAATCCCTGCCCAGGCTCATCGGTGTGTTGAAGGCGACCGTGGAAACTATTGCCGAGCAAATTCGTGATCGTCAACGTTAA
- the argS gene encoding arginine--tRNA ligase produces the protein MKQRLNEVIRRALDAAVQSGTLPAAQPWPDIDIDIPKISAHGDFASNIAMVLAKSLKMPPRAIGKAILSHIGNEDGFLASADMAGPGFMNFRIASKAWIDSLRAIHQSGSRYGASDMGKGKRIQVEFVSSNPTGPLHIGHGRGAAVGDSIANILAISGYDVQKEYYINDSGRQIQTLGKSVFLRYRQLTGESVFFPEDCYQGDYIREIAAEILRKRGETLLDESDDTAVLFCARYAAALILEDMRADLERFGVTYDCWFSEQSLYDTGKVSDIIERFRKQGIIYEKDGALWFRTSDYGDEKDRVVVRNNGQTTYFASDIAYHVDKFERGFETVIDVWGADHHGYIARIAAAIRASGKDPSGFSVILVQLVNLLRGGHPVAMSTRAGEFVTLKEVMNEVGKDSARFLFLTRSSDSPLDFDLELAKKQSNENPVFYVQYVHARICSMIRKANDSGIERIDWDEAGYAILDTEADIQLIRFLVRYPEVIGLAARHLEPHRLAYYLMELAGQFHAYYNKRRVLTDDVLESRMRLYLMMAVRLVIRNGLELLGVAAPESM, from the coding sequence ATGAAACAACGATTGAACGAAGTGATTCGGCGGGCTCTGGATGCAGCCGTACAAAGCGGTACGCTTCCGGCAGCCCAGCCCTGGCCCGACATCGATATTGATATTCCCAAGATTTCGGCCCATGGCGATTTTGCCAGCAACATCGCCATGGTGCTGGCAAAATCGCTCAAGATGCCACCAAGGGCCATTGGCAAGGCGATTCTATCCCATATCGGCAATGAAGATGGTTTTCTGGCTTCAGCCGATATGGCAGGGCCGGGTTTCATGAATTTCCGGATCGCTTCAAAAGCCTGGATCGATTCTTTGCGCGCCATTCACCAAAGCGGATCCCGTTACGGTGCAAGCGATATGGGCAAGGGCAAACGGATTCAGGTTGAATTCGTCTCATCCAATCCGACCGGCCCCCTGCACATCGGTCATGGCAGGGGGGCTGCCGTTGGGGACAGCATCGCCAACATTCTGGCAATCAGCGGCTATGATGTCCAGAAGGAATATTACATCAACGATTCGGGGCGACAAATCCAAACTCTGGGAAAGTCGGTTTTCCTCCGCTACCGGCAGTTGACAGGGGAATCGGTCTTTTTTCCGGAAGATTGTTACCAGGGAGATTATATCCGCGAGATTGCAGCGGAAATCCTCCGGAAACGGGGGGAAACCCTGCTGGACGAAAGCGATGACACCGCCGTTTTGTTTTGCGCCCGGTATGCTGCAGCACTCATCCTGGAAGACATGCGGGCCGATCTCGAACGCTTCGGTGTCACATATGATTGCTGGTTCAGCGAGCAAAGCCTCTATGACACCGGAAAAGTGAGCGATATCATCGAGCGTTTCCGGAAACAGGGCATCATCTATGAAAAGGACGGAGCCCTGTGGTTCAGGACATCGGATTACGGCGATGAAAAAGATCGGGTCGTTGTGCGCAACAACGGTCAGACGACGTATTTCGCCTCCGATATCGCCTACCATGTAGACAAGTTCGAGCGCGGTTTTGAAACCGTCATCGATGTCTGGGGCGCAGACCATCATGGCTACATTGCCCGGATTGCGGCTGCCATCCGGGCCTCGGGCAAAGACCCCTCCGGCTTCAGCGTCATTCTGGTGCAACTGGTCAATCTGCTGCGCGGAGGCCATCCTGTGGCCATGTCCACGCGCGCAGGCGAGTTCGTGACCTTGAAGGAAGTCATGAACGAAGTGGGCAAGGATTCGGCCCGATTTCTCTTTTTGACCCGGAGCTCGGATAGCCCGCTCGATTTCGATCTGGAGCTTGCCAAAAAGCAATCCAACGAAAATCCGGTTTTTTATGTCCAATACGTTCATGCCCGTATCTGCAGCATGATCCGCAAGGCGAATGATTCCGGCATCGAGCGCATCGATTGGGACGAAGCGGGCTATGCCATTCTCGATACCGAAGCGGATATCCAGCTCATCCGGTTTCTGGTACGGTATCCGGAAGTGATCGGCCTGGCGGCCCGGCATCTCGAACCCCATCGCCTTGCCTACTATCTGATGGAGCTGGCAGGCCAGTTTCATGCCTATTACAACAAGCGCCGTGTTCTGACGGACGACGTCCTCGAAAGCCGGATGCGGTTGTATTTGATGATGGCGGTTCGGCTGGTGATTCGGAACGGGTTGGAACTTCTGGGCGTTGCCGCACCCGAAAGCATGTGA
- a CDS encoding SPOR domain-containing protein encodes MNRSEANTDTMLRKAQSSLISMTRTVSTVIMASVIFLVGIFIGRATVPALFEKDRTELVLSRIAQEVNARKEMLDHLRLQTPTPKVNYPAELQKDDPQAFVPQEKQATAPSPASTSGSAIDAATKPKAEQAAAPAPKSATAEAAPIEKSVQSNRPEPPVAASAPVPQAKPPKTVEPPRSAAPPATQAPVPKPAEMAPPATIPPAVKTAGTASIKALVYSRKAADEMAASFRMKGLAPSVQPRMTKTGVRYEVTVSNVGSAADASALAGSIRQSHPGSEVVIGR; translated from the coding sequence ATGAATCGGAGCGAAGCGAACACGGATACGATGCTTCGAAAGGCGCAATCCTCCCTCATTTCCATGACACGCACCGTTTCCACCGTGATCATGGCTTCGGTGATCTTTCTGGTCGGTATTTTCATCGGAAGGGCCACCGTACCGGCTTTGTTCGAAAAGGATCGCACCGAACTCGTCCTCTCCCGGATCGCTCAGGAGGTCAATGCCCGCAAAGAAATGCTCGATCATTTGCGGTTGCAGACCCCGACCCCGAAGGTCAACTACCCCGCAGAATTACAGAAGGACGATCCGCAGGCATTCGTTCCGCAGGAAAAGCAGGCGACGGCGCCATCGCCCGCTTCCACAAGCGGATCAGCCATAGATGCGGCCACCAAACCCAAGGCAGAGCAGGCGGCAGCACCTGCGCCAAAGAGCGCGACTGCAGAGGCAGCCCCAATCGAAAAATCGGTTCAATCGAACCGGCCGGAACCGCCGGTTGCCGCATCCGCTCCGGTACCGCAGGCAAAACCGCCCAAAACGGTCGAGCCTCCCAGATCGGCTGCACCCCCTGCAACCCAGGCGCCTGTGCCAAAACCGGCAGAGATGGCGCCGCCAGCCACGATTCCTCCAGCCGTCAAAACGGCGGGAACCGCATCCATCAAGGCTTTGGTGTATAGCCGTAAAGCGGCCGACGAGATGGCGGCTTCTTTCAGAATGAAGGGGCTGGCGCCCTCCGTCCAGCCGCGGATGACCAAAACCGGTGTCCGCTATGAAGTGACGGTCTCCAATGTCGGTTCTGCAGCCGATGCCTCCGCTCTTGCCGGAAGCATCCGGCAGAGCCATCCGGGATCGGAAGTCGTTATCGGGCGTTAA
- the gatC gene encoding Asp-tRNA(Asn)/Glu-tRNA(Gln) amidotransferase subunit GatC, whose translation MALTSKTVLHVANLARLDLDPESISVFGRQMADILNYVDQLNRLDTSGVEPTFHVLPITNVFREDVAARHLEREDALANAPDRDEECFLVPIVIG comes from the coding sequence ATGGCATTGACTTCCAAAACGGTCCTTCATGTGGCCAATCTGGCAAGACTCGACCTCGATCCGGAATCGATTTCGGTTTTTGGCAGGCAGATGGCCGATATTCTGAATTATGTCGATCAATTGAATCGGCTCGATACCTCGGGCGTCGAGCCGACGTTTCATGTGCTGCCGATTACCAACGTATTCCGGGAGGATGTTGCGGCAAGGCATCTCGAACGGGAAGATGCCCTGGCCAATGCGCCCGATCGGGATGAAGAATGTTTTCTGGTTCCGATCGTGATCGGTTGA